One window from the genome of Faecalibacterium sp. HTF-F encodes:
- a CDS encoding amino acid ABC transporter ATP-binding protein: MTDKILEVRGLTKTYGGEKKQGAKQPTPTLDVLKGIDIDIYRGDVVCLIGPSGCGKSTFLRCLNRLEIPSSGSIKFEGTEVDEAHIDAVRQKMGMVFQHFNLFPHLTVKKNLELAPTLLKLKDKQAISDKADELLARVGLSDKADAYPKSLSGGQQQRIAIARALAMDPDVILFDEPTSALDPEMVGEVLELMKELAHTGITMLVVTHEMGFAREVSNRVIFIDDGKIQEDEPPQELFTNPKHPRLKAFLSKML, from the coding sequence GTGACCGATAAGATTCTGGAAGTCCGCGGCCTGACAAAGACCTACGGCGGCGAAAAAAAGCAGGGCGCAAAGCAGCCCACCCCCACTCTGGACGTGCTGAAGGGCATTGATATCGATATCTACCGCGGCGACGTGGTCTGCCTGATCGGCCCCTCCGGCTGCGGCAAATCCACCTTTCTGCGCTGCCTGAACCGGCTGGAGATCCCCTCCTCCGGCAGCATCAAATTTGAGGGCACCGAGGTGGACGAGGCCCACATCGACGCTGTGCGCCAGAAGATGGGCATGGTGTTCCAGCACTTCAACCTCTTCCCTCACCTGACCGTGAAGAAAAACCTTGAGCTGGCCCCCACCCTGCTCAAGCTCAAGGATAAGCAGGCCATTTCCGACAAGGCCGATGAGCTGCTGGCCCGCGTGGGCCTGTCCGACAAGGCCGACGCCTACCCCAAGAGCCTTTCCGGCGGCCAGCAGCAGCGCATTGCCATTGCCCGTGCCCTTGCCATGGACCCGGACGTGATCCTGTTCGACGAGCCCACCAGCGCCCTCGACCCCGAAATGGTGGGCGAGGTTCTGGAGCTGATGAAGGAGCTGGCCCACACCGGCATCACCATGCTGGTGGTCACCCACGAAATGGGCTTTGCCCGTGAGGTGTCCAACCGCGTCATCTTCATCGACGACGGCAAGATCCAGGAGGACGAGCCGCCGCAGGAACTGTTCACCAACCCGAAGCATCCCAGACTGAAAGCGTTCCTTTCCAAGATGCTGTAA
- a CDS encoding twin-arginine translocation signal domain-containing protein encodes MSNISRRKFLKGAGVAALAVAAAGMLTGCGSSAPEMVDVTVKYFGFKTYQYVPLGEDGEYDETISVVKGQKTIKKEQLKNLGSVCQDEGYSADKAPEEIEIDWTGETPVAQVKLLKRS; translated from the coding sequence ATGTCTAACATTTCTCGTCGTAAGTTCCTCAAGGGCGCAGGTGTGGCTGCTCTGGCTGTGGCTGCTGCCGGTATGCTGACTGGCTGTGGTTCCAGTGCTCCGGAAATGGTGGATGTTACTGTAAAGTATTTCGGGTTTAAAACCTACCAATATGTTCCGCTTGGCGAGGATGGTGAGTATGACGAGACCATCAGCGTTGTGAAGGGTCAGAAAACCATCAAGAAAGAGCAGCTGAAGAATCTGGGTTCTGTGTGCCAGGACGAGGGCTACAGCGCTGATAAGGCACCGGAGGAAATTGAAATCGACTGGACGGGCGAGACTCCGGTCGCTCAGGTCAAGCTGCTTAAGCGCTCCTGA
- the dnaK gene encoding molecular chaperone DnaK, with amino-acid sequence MSKVIGIDLGTTNSCVAVVEGGKPVVITNAEGERTTPSVVAFTKDGERLVGGAAKRQIATNSGRTISSIKRHMGSDYRVHIDGKDLTPQEISAMILAKIRRDAESYLGEPVTEAVITVPAYFDDSQRKATQDAGRIAGLNVLRIINEPTAAAVAYGLDNEAAQKILVYDLGGGTFDVSIIEIEDGTFTVLATGGDTHLGGDDFDQRIVEYAVAEFKKSDRIDLSRDPAAMGRLKEEAEKAKKELSAAPSAQLNLPFIAVGKDGPHHLDLSLSRPQFEMMTGDLLARTVAPVQNALRDAGISASQLGKVLLVGGSTRMPAVERQVKELLGCEPSHNLNPDECVAMGAAVQGGLLQGGGKLAGATGAAAQGLVLMDVTPLTLSIETLGGVATPLITRNSMIPTRKSQIFTTARPMQTSVEINVLQGERHFARDNKSLGKFKLTGIRASFSSKPQIEVTFDIDVNGVVKVSAKDLGTGREQNITITGSTNLSENEIQRAMADAAAYEAEDSRRKERLDLHNQAEVLAYKVDEALSKCKKELDKDEKNRIKTDLANLRRCLRKDKPEKMNENEEAALRQAKTQLEESANHLMVLYTSEQDGSDNGENNL; translated from the coding sequence ATGAGCAAAGTGATCGGCATTGATCTGGGCACGACCAATTCCTGTGTGGCAGTGGTGGAGGGCGGCAAGCCCGTGGTCATCACCAATGCGGAGGGCGAGCGCACCACCCCCAGCGTTGTGGCCTTTACCAAAGACGGGGAGCGTCTGGTGGGCGGCGCAGCCAAGCGCCAGATCGCCACCAACTCCGGGCGCACCATTTCCAGCATCAAGCGACACATGGGCTCCGATTACCGGGTGCACATCGACGGCAAGGACCTGACCCCGCAGGAGATCAGCGCCATGATCTTAGCCAAGATCCGCCGCGATGCCGAGAGCTATCTGGGTGAGCCGGTGACCGAGGCGGTCATCACGGTGCCCGCCTACTTTGACGACAGCCAGCGCAAGGCCACGCAGGACGCGGGCCGCATCGCGGGCCTGAACGTGCTGCGCATCATCAACGAGCCTACTGCCGCTGCTGTGGCCTACGGTCTGGACAACGAAGCAGCGCAGAAGATCCTTGTTTATGATCTGGGCGGCGGCACCTTTGATGTGTCCATCATCGAGATCGAGGACGGGACTTTTACGGTGCTTGCCACCGGCGGCGACACCCATCTGGGCGGCGACGACTTCGACCAGCGCATCGTGGAGTATGCCGTGGCAGAGTTCAAGAAGTCTGACCGCATCGACCTCAGCCGCGACCCCGCTGCCATGGGCCGCCTGAAGGAAGAGGCCGAAAAGGCCAAGAAGGAGCTTTCCGCCGCGCCGTCCGCACAGCTGAACCTGCCGTTCATTGCGGTGGGCAAGGATGGCCCGCACCATCTGGACCTTTCGCTGTCTCGCCCGCAGTTTGAGATGATGACCGGCGACCTGCTGGCCCGCACAGTGGCTCCCGTGCAGAATGCCCTGCGGGATGCAGGCATTTCCGCCAGCCAGCTGGGTAAGGTGCTGCTGGTGGGCGGCAGCACCCGGATGCCTGCGGTGGAGCGTCAGGTGAAGGAGCTGCTGGGCTGCGAACCCAGCCACAACCTGAACCCCGACGAGTGCGTTGCCATGGGCGCTGCCGTGCAGGGCGGTCTGCTGCAGGGCGGCGGCAAGCTGGCCGGTGCCACCGGCGCAGCCGCGCAGGGCCTTGTGCTGATGGATGTGACCCCGCTGACCCTCTCCATTGAGACGCTGGGCGGCGTGGCAACCCCTTTGATTACCCGCAACAGCATGATCCCCACCCGCAAGAGCCAGATCTTTACCACCGCACGGCCCATGCAGACCAGCGTGGAGATCAACGTGCTGCAGGGCGAGCGCCATTTTGCCCGCGACAACAAGAGTCTGGGCAAATTCAAGCTCACCGGCATCCGGGCAAGCTTTTCTTCCAAGCCGCAGATCGAAGTTACCTTTGATATCGACGTGAACGGCGTGGTGAAGGTATCTGCCAAGGACCTTGGCACCGGCCGGGAGCAGAACATCACCATCACCGGCAGCACGAACCTTTCTGAGAACGAGATCCAGCGCGCCATGGCGGACGCTGCCGCCTACGAGGCCGAGGACAGCCGCCGCAAAGAGCGCTTAGACCTGCACAATCAGGCCGAGGTGCTGGCCTACAAGGTGGACGAGGCTCTTTCCAAATGCAAAAAGGAGCTGGACAAGGACGAGAAGAACCGCATCAAAACGGATCTTGCCAACCTCCGCCGCTGCCTGCGCAAGGATAAGCCCGAAAAAATGAACGAAAACGAGGAAGCTGCCCTGCGTCAGGCCAAGACCCAGCTGGAAGAGAGCGCAAACCATCTGATGGTGCTTTATACCAGTGAGCAGGACGGCAGCGATAACGGAGAAAATAATCTGTAA
- a CDS encoding threonine/serine exporter family protein: MMLTSTQIGELAAQFFIAGVGTLCFAVLFACPRKSLFFCGLVGAVGWFVYELAVMLGADSAAASLLAVIPLTLLTRVFAITLKMPVTVFLLSGIFPLVPGAGIYYTAYYFIQGNNALALSNGISTFKVAVALAIGISLVLSVPIPKRHRNKA, encoded by the coding sequence ATGATGCTCACCAGTACACAGATCGGAGAGCTGGCGGCGCAGTTCTTCATTGCAGGGGTCGGCACCCTGTGCTTTGCCGTCCTGTTTGCGTGCCCCCGCAAAAGCCTGTTCTTCTGCGGGTTAGTAGGGGCCGTAGGCTGGTTCGTCTACGAGCTGGCCGTAATGCTGGGGGCAGACAGTGCCGCAGCCTCCCTGCTGGCGGTGATCCCCCTTACCCTGCTCACCCGGGTGTTCGCCATCACCCTCAAAATGCCGGTGACGGTGTTCCTGCTGTCCGGCATCTTCCCGCTGGTGCCCGGCGCGGGCATCTACTACACCGCCTACTATTTTATACAGGGCAACAATGCGCTGGCCCTTTCCAACGGCATCAGCACCTTTAAGGTAGCGGTTGCGCTGGCCATCGGCATCAGTCTGGTGCTCAGCGTGCCCATCCCAAAGCGGCACCGGAATAAAGCGTGA
- a CDS encoding nitroreductase family protein yields the protein MSVMELLASRRTYRRFEQKAVPQDVVEDIIEALRLSSCGANRQAVRLVVVNRPEDVARVQPLVKWAAYLPPEQGTPKADELPTLYVAVVQDTSIPGDLATDTGIALANMTLAAWAKGVGSCIMGAINKPALTQLLGIEEPQKLAFMVAFGYPAHKAGIVPLTEQTGVKYYLDENRDYCVPKRSREEIARYL from the coding sequence ATGTCTGTCATGGAGCTTCTTGCTTCCCGCCGCACCTACCGCCGCTTTGAGCAGAAGGCGGTGCCGCAGGACGTGGTGGAGGATATCATCGAGGCCCTCCGGCTTTCCTCCTGCGGGGCCAACCGTCAGGCCGTGCGTCTGGTGGTGGTGAACAGGCCCGAGGACGTGGCCAGGGTACAGCCGCTGGTCAAGTGGGCCGCCTATCTGCCGCCGGAGCAGGGCACCCCCAAGGCGGACGAGCTGCCCACCCTGTACGTGGCAGTGGTGCAGGACACCTCCATCCCCGGCGACCTTGCCACCGATACCGGCATCGCACTGGCCAACATGACCCTTGCCGCATGGGCCAAGGGCGTGGGCAGCTGCATCATGGGTGCCATCAACAAGCCCGCGCTCACCCAGCTGCTGGGCATTGAAGAGCCGCAGAAGCTGGCGTTCATGGTGGCCTTCGGCTACCCGGCCCACAAGGCCGGCATCGTGCCGCTGACCGAACAGACCGGCGTGAAGTATTATCTGGACGAAAACCGGGATTACTGCGTGCCCAAGCGGAGCAGGGAGGAGATCGCAAGGTATCTGTAA
- a CDS encoding MetQ/NlpA family ABC transporter substrate-binding protein — MITRRDFLKVSGVAAAAAALTACGGSSSTASSAASGTASSAAASTAAKLDKVKVAVPNDTTNEARALTLLEKNGFFKLKADAGLTATKNDIEENPLNVTVDEVEAAQVPNVLQDEDYAVINSNYAIPAGLDPMTDALAMEDGSSDYVNVLVCKEGNENEPKIKALVAALQSQQVKDFMDENYKGAVVSVVENPTDGYDSSIDYDALNGETVSCAATPAPHCEVLEVCKDILAAKGITLDIQEYDDYVIPNTIVEDGQCDTNYFQHQPYLDNFNEEKGTHLVTVAGIHVEPMGIYGGKQDSLAPIQG, encoded by the coding sequence ATGATTACTCGTCGTGATTTTCTGAAGGTTTCTGGCGTCGCAGCTGCTGCAGCTGCCCTGACCGCATGCGGCGGATCTTCTTCCACCGCATCTTCCGCTGCTTCCGGCACTGCTTCTTCTGCAGCTGCTTCCACTGCAGCAAAGCTGGATAAGGTGAAGGTGGCTGTGCCCAACGATACCACCAACGAGGCACGTGCTCTGACCCTGCTGGAGAAGAACGGCTTCTTTAAGCTGAAGGCAGACGCCGGCCTGACCGCTACCAAGAACGACATCGAGGAGAACCCCCTGAATGTCACCGTTGATGAGGTGGAGGCCGCTCAGGTGCCCAACGTCCTGCAGGATGAGGACTACGCCGTTATCAACTCCAACTACGCAATTCCTGCTGGTCTGGACCCCATGACCGACGCTCTGGCAATGGAGGACGGCTCCTCTGATTACGTCAACGTGCTGGTCTGCAAGGAGGGCAACGAGAACGAGCCCAAGATCAAGGCGCTGGTGGCTGCTCTGCAGAGCCAGCAGGTCAAGGACTTCATGGATGAAAACTACAAGGGCGCTGTGGTCTCTGTTGTGGAGAACCCCACCGACGGCTACGACTCTTCCATCGACTACGATGCACTGAACGGCGAGACCGTCAGCTGCGCTGCTACCCCGGCTCCCCACTGCGAGGTGCTGGAGGTCTGCAAGGACATTCTGGCTGCCAAGGGCATCACTCTGGACATTCAGGAGTACGATGACTATGTGATCCCCAACACCATCGTTGAGGACGGCCAGTGCGACACCAACTACTTCCAGCATCAGCCGTATCTGGACAACTTCAACGAGGAAAAGGGCACCCATCTGGTGACCGTTGCCGGCATCCATGTGGAGCCCATGGGCATCTACGGCGGCAAGCAGGACAGCCTGGCACCGATCCAGGGCTAA
- a CDS encoding twin-arginine translocation signal domain-containing protein, translated as MSKISRRNFIKGAGVAALVVAAAGMLAGCGSSAPEMVEVHVGYYYKDFFGDVKPIQDADKYAEVVSVVKGSKVKKSDLKNLQAACNGSTAYSAKDVPDEIDVDWETATAKVILSL; from the coding sequence ATGTCTAAGATTTCTCGCCGCAATTTCATCAAGGGCGCAGGCGTGGCTGCTCTGGTTGTGGCTGCTGCCGGTATGCTGGCTGGCTGTGGTTCCAGTGCTCCGGAAATGGTGGAGGTCCATGTGGGCTATTATTATAAGGACTTCTTTGGCGATGTTAAGCCTATTCAGGATGCTGACAAGTATGCAGAGGTTGTTTCTGTCGTAAAGGGCAGCAAGGTGAAAAAGAGCGATTTGAAAAATCTTCAGGCTGCATGCAACGGCTCTACGGCCTACAGCGCGAAGGATGTTCCCGATGAAATCGATGTTGATTGGGAAACCGCTACTGCAAAGGTCATTCTGTCCCTCTAA
- a CDS encoding amino acid ABC transporter permease has translation MAAQYELLKELLNSGTTLNFEQEFFFKFYQAFILKDRWLQYINGVGTTLLVTAIALALGIVLGSVVALVRVAHDQQRPGRRNPVLGFFNAVCQVYTTIIRGTPMMVQLLIMSMVIFANSRNFTMVGALALGINSGAYVSEIIRGGLMAVDPGQMEAGRSLGLNYMTTMVVIIIPQAIRAVLPALGNEFIVLLKDTSLITVIGGKELLYAAQGIMNRTYEAMFPLLGVALVYLVLVMLFTRLLAKFERRLAQSDR, from the coding sequence ATGGCTGCACAGTACGAACTGCTCAAAGAGCTGCTCAACAGCGGCACTACGCTCAACTTCGAGCAGGAATTCTTTTTCAAGTTTTATCAGGCGTTCATCCTGAAAGACCGCTGGCTCCAGTACATCAACGGCGTGGGCACCACCCTGCTGGTCACTGCCATTGCGCTGGCACTGGGCATCGTGCTGGGCAGCGTGGTGGCACTGGTGCGTGTGGCACACGACCAGCAGCGCCCCGGCCGCAGAAACCCGGTGCTGGGCTTCTTCAATGCGGTGTGTCAGGTGTACACCACCATCATCCGCGGCACGCCCATGATGGTGCAGCTGCTCATCATGAGCATGGTCATCTTTGCCAACAGCCGCAACTTTACCATGGTGGGTGCGCTGGCACTGGGCATCAACTCGGGTGCCTATGTGTCCGAGATCATCCGCGGCGGCCTGATGGCCGTTGACCCCGGCCAGATGGAGGCCGGACGCAGCCTTGGCCTGAACTACATGACCACCATGGTGGTCATCATCATCCCGCAGGCCATCCGTGCGGTGCTGCCTGCTCTGGGCAACGAGTTCATCGTCCTGCTGAAGGATACCTCCCTGATCACGGTCATCGGCGGCAAGGAGCTGCTGTACGCCGCGCAGGGCATCATGAACCGCACCTACGAGGCCATGTTCCCGCTGCTGGGCGTTGCACTGGTCTACCTTGTGCTGGTCATGCTGTTCACCCGTCTGCTGGCAAAGTTTGAGAGGAGGCTTGCTCAAAGTGACCGATAA
- a CDS encoding threonine/serine exporter family protein, whose protein sequence is MTGREVFPDEELRRRIMDFIMAAGQTLLENGAEVFRVEQTMEIMARSFHLREFHVYVLTNGIFASAGTAEISEVRNVPSRTTHLSRVAAVNALSREIAEGNMTLDEAESRLVLARRIPFPKDWVQLVSGMCGAFCFALIFGGTLRSALAAALAGFLASGYLLLCGRHDLPGGFCKISCAALITLACILGCNLLGTSASHAIIGSLMILTPGIAFTMGIRDFVQGDYLSGTIRMIDALLIAASIAIGTGLVLSLYTFFTGVVVA, encoded by the coding sequence ATGACCGGCAGAGAGGTCTTTCCGGACGAGGAGCTGCGCCGCCGCATCATGGATTTTATCATGGCGGCGGGGCAGACACTGCTGGAAAACGGTGCCGAGGTGTTCCGGGTGGAGCAGACCATGGAGATCATGGCCCGGTCGTTCCATCTGCGGGAGTTCCACGTTTATGTGCTGACCAACGGCATCTTTGCCAGTGCGGGCACCGCCGAGATCAGCGAGGTGCGCAATGTGCCCAGCCGCACCACCCATCTGAGCCGGGTGGCGGCGGTGAACGCCCTCTCCCGCGAGATCGCCGAGGGCAATATGACTCTGGACGAGGCCGAGAGCCGCCTTGTGCTGGCACGGCGCATCCCCTTCCCCAAGGACTGGGTGCAGCTGGTCTCCGGCATGTGCGGCGCGTTCTGCTTTGCACTGATCTTCGGCGGCACGCTGCGCAGCGCATTGGCGGCGGCACTGGCAGGCTTTCTTGCCAGCGGGTATCTGCTGCTGTGCGGCCGGCACGACCTGCCCGGCGGCTTTTGCAAAATCAGCTGTGCGGCGCTCATCACGCTGGCGTGCATTCTGGGCTGCAACCTGCTGGGCACGTCCGCCAGCCACGCCATCATCGGTTCGCTGATGATCCTGACGCCGGGCATCGCGTTCACCATGGGCATCCGGGATTTCGTGCAAGGCGACTACCTTTCCGGCACCATCCGTATGATCGATGCACTGCTCATTGCGGCCAGCATTGCCATTGGCACCGGCCTTGTGCTGAGCCTTTATACATTCTTTACGGGGGTGGTGGTCGCATGA
- a CDS encoding amino acid ABC transporter substrate-binding protein — MKKISRRSFLAAAGLSVAALALTACGGSASSVASSVASSASSAAASTSAAAGELTTVEAGKLTMATNAAFPPYEMTTDAGDFEGIDIETAQAIADKLGLELQIDDMDFDAALLSVQQGKADIVMAGVTVTDERKAVMDFSDSYATGIQSIIVPEGSDIASPDDLAGKKIGTQRGTTGYIYCSDDFGDENVVAYDDGLTAVQALNNGQVDAVVIDNAPAQEFVAANPGLKILDTSYAEEDYAIGMAKNSPLEDAVNSALEELKADGTLQAIVDKYITAE; from the coding sequence ATGAAAAAGATCTCTCGTCGCAGCTTTCTGGCTGCTGCCGGTCTGTCCGTTGCTGCTCTGGCTCTGACCGCCTGCGGCGGTTCCGCTTCCAGCGTGGCTTCCTCCGTGGCAAGCTCTGCTTCTTCCGCAGCTGCTTCCACCAGCGCTGCCGCTGGCGAGCTGACCACCGTTGAGGCCGGCAAGCTGACCATGGCCACCAACGCTGCCTTCCCTCCGTACGAGATGACCACCGATGCAGGCGATTTTGAGGGTATCGACATCGAGACCGCTCAGGCCATCGCTGATAAGCTGGGTCTGGAGCTGCAGATCGATGATATGGACTTTGACGCCGCTCTGCTGAGCGTGCAGCAGGGTAAGGCCGACATCGTTATGGCCGGCGTTACCGTTACCGACGAGCGCAAGGCTGTGATGGACTTCTCCGACAGCTACGCTACCGGCATCCAGTCCATCATCGTTCCCGAGGGCTCTGACATTGCTTCCCCGGATGATCTGGCAGGCAAGAAAATCGGCACCCAGCGCGGCACCACTGGCTACATCTACTGCTCCGATGATTTCGGTGATGAAAACGTCGTGGCTTACGACGACGGTCTGACCGCTGTGCAGGCTCTGAACAACGGTCAGGTGGATGCCGTTGTCATCGACAACGCTCCCGCCCAGGAGTTCGTTGCTGCCAACCCCGGCCTGAAGATCCTGGATACCAGCTACGCCGAGGAAGATTACGCCATCGGCATGGCAAAGAACTCTCCGCTGGAGGACGCCGTTAACTCCGCTCTGGAAGAGCTGAAGGCTGACGGCACCCTGCAGGCCATCGTGGACAAGTACATCACCGCCGAATAA
- a CDS encoding methionine ABC transporter ATP-binding protein, producing MIEIKHLSKTFQMKDGAVNALKDINLTIPDGSIYGIIGMSGAGKSTLVRCINLLERPTEGSVVIDGTAMETLNPAQLRERRREITMIFQQFNLLMQRSCLKNICFPMELAGVKKADAEKRARELLEVVGLPDKANAYPAQLSGGQKQRIAIARALATDPKVLLCDEATSALDPNTTHAILTLIKDINKKLGITVVVITHQMSVVEEICDHVAILDGGVVVEEGSVQEIFSNPKTPAARRLVAPNGGSAARDLSSFAPDDHVVRVTFNGSSTAKPLVASLAAEKGILVSVLSADTRDLSGQCYGSMLLKLPADVEQAKQAAAYMRAQPGITVEEVTGE from the coding sequence GTGATCGAGATCAAACATCTTTCCAAGACCTTCCAGATGAAGGACGGCGCAGTGAATGCGCTGAAGGACATCAACCTCACCATTCCGGATGGTTCGATTTACGGCATCATTGGCATGTCCGGTGCGGGCAAATCCACGCTGGTGCGCTGCATCAATCTGCTGGAGCGCCCCACCGAGGGCAGCGTTGTCATTGACGGCACCGCGATGGAGACCCTGAACCCGGCCCAGCTGCGTGAGCGCCGCCGTGAGATCACCATGATCTTCCAGCAGTTCAACCTGCTGATGCAGCGCAGCTGCCTGAAGAACATCTGCTTCCCCATGGAGCTGGCCGGTGTAAAGAAGGCAGATGCCGAAAAGCGCGCCAGAGAGCTGCTGGAGGTGGTGGGCCTGCCGGATAAGGCCAATGCCTACCCGGCACAGCTGTCCGGCGGTCAGAAGCAGCGCATCGCCATTGCCCGCGCACTGGCAACGGACCCCAAGGTCCTGCTGTGCGACGAGGCTACCAGTGCGCTGGACCCCAACACCACTCATGCCATCCTGACCCTGATCAAGGACATCAACAAGAAGCTGGGCATCACGGTGGTGGTCATCACCCATCAGATGAGCGTTGTGGAGGAGATCTGCGATCACGTTGCCATTCTGGATGGCGGCGTCGTGGTGGAGGAGGGCTCCGTACAGGAGATCTTCTCGAACCCCAAAACGCCCGCAGCAAGGCGTCTGGTGGCCCCCAACGGCGGCAGCGCTGCGCGGGACCTTTCCAGCTTTGCCCCGGACGACCATGTGGTGCGCGTCACCTTCAACGGTTCGTCCACAGCAAAGCCGCTGGTGGCAAGCCTTGCTGCAGAAAAAGGCATTCTGGTGTCGGTGCTCAGCGCCGATACCCGCGACCTGAGCGGTCAGTGCTATGGCTCCATGCTGCTCAAGCTGCCCGCTGATGTGGAGCAGGCAAAGCAGGCTGCGGCCTATATGCGCGCCCAGCCCGGCATTACGGTAGAGGAGGTGACCGGCGAATGA
- a CDS encoding glucosyltransferase domain-containing protein — protein sequence MHNLLSKTVKEKYSVLKVFFLVLLFFGANVFLSFSTDSYSTLSAGFHTAAQDMLERNGRPIIALIYKLHSLSGLPGISFYYISSGLALLFLGIAVWLYQKLLARYSLPENIRILLAFASIANIYIIEYFMFIEKCGFMLAILFNVIAVQCICGFFERKNTHPCNVFLLCAVLAMTLAVFTYQGTVALFVVLSIPFAFYHAKNFREYVCNIISIGVCYAVPVLLAFAAFKWVFNGTRLQTDFNLLANLKEFFGGLWMCNMETFDIFPHYIFLLAVLLILAAAVISARGTDKPAFLEKLHILVLFAAACVFPAATILQGSGWWTPRTVYPLASIAGVLAINSFINHPIQPDSTASVCIAKRVSIAVIAVLLVVQYFGFTRLYIDKYKLNALDESRCCYVGQAISEYEETSGIEIRKIAFYTDAESAIPTYPHLYSHTGDLICSSFNQSWSDLSALNYYLGTNYEKVDPVEKYDIYFSEKNWDHLSQGQLIFDGDTLHLCIY from the coding sequence GTGCACAATCTGCTTTCCAAAACTGTAAAAGAAAAATACTCTGTTCTGAAAGTATTTTTTCTTGTTCTCTTATTTTTCGGTGCAAATGTTTTTTTGTCTTTTTCCACTGACTCCTATTCTACCCTTTCTGCTGGTTTCCATACTGCGGCGCAGGATATGCTGGAACGGAATGGCCGCCCCATCATTGCACTGATCTACAAGCTGCATTCCCTCAGCGGTTTGCCCGGCATCTCATTTTACTATATCTCATCCGGCCTTGCCTTGCTGTTTCTGGGCATTGCCGTCTGGCTCTATCAGAAGCTGCTTGCCCGTTACAGTCTACCGGAAAACATCCGCATTCTGCTGGCCTTTGCATCCATTGCCAACATCTATATTATTGAATATTTCATGTTCATTGAAAAATGCGGCTTTATGCTTGCCATTCTTTTCAATGTAATTGCCGTCCAGTGTATCTGTGGTTTTTTTGAGAGGAAAAACACCCACCCCTGTAACGTTTTTCTTCTTTGTGCTGTACTGGCTATGACACTTGCGGTATTCACCTATCAGGGCACCGTTGCGCTGTTTGTGGTCTTGAGCATTCCGTTCGCTTTCTATCATGCAAAAAACTTCAGGGAGTACGTCTGCAACATCATTTCCATCGGGGTGTGCTATGCCGTCCCGGTCCTTCTGGCTTTTGCTGCATTCAAATGGGTGTTCAACGGTACGAGACTCCAGACAGATTTTAACCTTCTCGCCAACCTAAAGGAGTTCTTCGGCGGGCTTTGGATGTGCAATATGGAAACATTTGACATTTTTCCGCACTACATTTTTCTACTGGCTGTTCTGCTTATTCTGGCGGCGGCGGTCATTTCTGCACGCGGTACCGATAAACCCGCCTTCCTCGAAAAGCTGCACATCCTTGTTCTTTTTGCAGCCGCCTGTGTCTTCCCCGCCGCGACCATCCTGCAGGGATCCGGCTGGTGGACACCACGGACTGTTTACCCTCTGGCAAGCATCGCAGGGGTACTGGCCATCAATTCCTTTATCAATCATCCCATCCAGCCTGATAGCACAGCTTCCGTCTGCATAGCAAAACGCGTTTCCATCGCCGTTATCGCAGTGCTGCTTGTTGTGCAGTACTTCGGGTTCACCAGACTGTATATTGACAAATACAAGCTGAATGCGCTGGATGAAAGCCGCTGCTGTTATGTCGGCCAGGCCATCTCCGAGTATGAGGAAACCAGCGGTATTGAAATCAGAAAAATTGCGTTTTACACCGACGCCGAAAGCGCAATTCCCACCTATCCGCATCTGTACAGTCACACAGGCGATTTGATTTGCAGTTCCTTTAACCAGAGCTGGAGCGACCTCAGCGCCCTGAATTATTATCTCGGGACTAATTATGAAAAGGTTGACCCAGTGGAAAAATACGACATTTATTTTTCTGAAAAAAACTGGGATCATCTATCGCAAGGACAGCTGATCTTTGACGGCGACACGTTGCACCTTTGCATATATTGA